A window of Mucilaginibacter paludis DSM 18603 contains these coding sequences:
- a CDS encoding SusC/RagA family TonB-linked outer membrane protein produces MKKVVNFLKFRASYGITGKDPGQWYSKYQTLANDASYFASTNGTIDRNGYLGGYPSTYNGTTVVSPYSYYNNFYNYGVKASNTVRWEKDPQLDLGGDLELFDGRVNVTVDWYQKDSKDVFFYNVPAQATSGYQYYSGNYVDLRNQGLEFATNINVLGPKSPLQWNFNFNISYNQNMVTKLPNDNRDFLFDNPWFYKTLTLGEPIFNYRVWHTDGVYATDAEVPTDPITGKKMTLKGFTLHAGDPKYQDINGDYNINDDDKYIAGNPNPKFTGGFGSNFRYKRFTLSFFASFVAGRKILNGALSDALNGSKYVSGWGTVAGVATLTNSLGQFWQKPGDQSQYARLVYNTTDANGLDPWNIGTDYFIRDGSFIKLKNVTLGYDLPQAWLKAIGLKKFNIYGMGDNLLMWKKAKDIADPELVDPTTGSSNVIYPTAVKYTLGVNIGF; encoded by the coding sequence TTGAAGAAGGTTGTCAATTTCTTAAAGTTCAGAGCCAGCTACGGTATTACAGGAAAGGATCCGGGGCAGTGGTATTCTAAATATCAGACGTTGGCCAACGATGCCAGCTATTTTGCCAGCACTAACGGGACAATAGACAGGAATGGGTATCTGGGCGGATATCCCAGTACTTATAACGGTACGACGGTAGTTTCGCCTTACTCTTATTATAATAATTTTTATAATTATGGGGTTAAGGCCAGTAACACCGTAAGATGGGAAAAAGACCCTCAGTTAGATTTAGGCGGCGATTTGGAACTTTTTGATGGCCGTGTTAATGTTACGGTAGACTGGTATCAAAAGGATTCGAAAGATGTGTTTTTTTATAACGTGCCTGCGCAGGCCACAAGTGGTTACCAGTACTATTCAGGAAATTATGTAGATCTGCGTAACCAGGGACTTGAGTTTGCAACAAATATCAATGTACTTGGCCCTAAATCGCCCTTACAGTGGAACTTTAATTTCAATATTTCTTATAACCAGAATATGGTAACTAAGTTACCGAACGATAACCGCGATTTTCTATTTGATAATCCATGGTTCTACAAAACGCTCACCCTGGGCGAGCCAATATTCAATTATAGGGTTTGGCATACCGATGGCGTATACGCAACTGATGCCGAAGTACCCACAGACCCTATCACCGGAAAAAAGATGACGCTTAAAGGATTCACGCTCCACGCGGGTGATCCGAAATATCAGGATATTAACGGCGACTATAATATCAATGATGATGATAAGTACATCGCAGGAAATCCAAATCCTAAATTCACCGGCGGTTTTGGAAGTAATTTCAGATACAAACGTTTTACATTAAGTTTCTTTGCTTCGTTTGTGGCCGGAAGGAAAATTTTAAACGGAGCGCTATCCGATGCCCTAAATGGCAGTAAATACGTTAGCGGATGGGGAACCGTAGCAGGTGTGGCAACACTCACTAATTCGCTGGGCCAATTCTGGCAAAAACCAGGCGATCAAAGTCAATACGCCAGGTTAGTTTACAATACTACTGATGCCAATGGTTTAGATCCATGGAATATTGGTACCGACTACTTTATCCGGGATGGCAGTTTTATCAAATTGAAGAACGTAACCCTTGGTTACGACTTGCCCCAAGCATGGCTTAAAGCGATAGGCCTTAAGAAGTTTAATATTTATGGTATGGGAGATAACTTGCTGATGTGGAAAAAAGCAAAAGATATTGCAGATCCTGAATTAGTTGATCCAACCACCGGATCATCTAACGTGATTTATCCTACAGCTGTTAAATATACTTTAGGTGTTAATATCGGCTTTTAG
- a CDS encoding putative Ig domain-containing protein produces the protein MAKFIIAFIITFNITACLAQNADYIRLDTARFITGDQPEWKNRVFNDHDWKIIKTGEVWQNQGFPDYHGYAWYRIHVRIPSSLKKQAVWGDSLRIYLAHVNDADETYLNGEIIGKTGAFPDDKGGYVSKWPAIRNYAVSANSSVIKWDEDNVIAVKVYDGGGTGGIFMGEPFLDMLEKTDGIAFEAKEIMFLPSGKVLRKLSLQNKFNTTIRGTIHYTINDAAGKKRLRDVNLPVALGPFESKELAIEFPHREGIELVYNYTEQSSGKGKSYTEIAPYILTPRAPLTPVINSAAVLGVKALHPILYRIPVSGSKPINFSIKQLPEGLSLDEKNGIISGSIQANGTYTLLIKASNSLGKYEKSLEIKVGDTLALTPPMGWNSWNCWGLSVSAEKVKSSADAMIQKGLADYGWNYINVDDGWQATGRAGDGEIKANEKFPDMGGLGDYLHQQGLKFGIYSSPGTKTCGGFLGSLGHEGQDAVTYNQWGVDYLKYDLCSYTDVIGNDTSLSVQQKPYMLMRNYLEKQPRDIIYSICQYGIHDVWKWGSSMNGNLWRTTEDITDTWESLYSIGFAQSNFYPYAHPGGWNDPDMLIVGKVGWGENLHASRLTPYEQYTHISLWCLLSAPLLIGCDMSNLDEFTLNLLKNNEVIAVDQDAAGKQAQKMIDKYNFQVWVKQMADGSHVIGIFNLGSSYAGYTLKLTDLGINETASIRDLWAQKNIGNHLRQLIFQIPPHGVRLIKVFAN, from the coding sequence ATGGCCAAATTTATTATCGCTTTTATTATCACGTTCAACATTACTGCTTGCCTGGCTCAAAATGCAGATTACATCAGGCTGGATACTGCCCGTTTTATAACTGGTGATCAGCCTGAGTGGAAGAATCGTGTGTTTAATGACCACGATTGGAAGATCATCAAAACAGGCGAAGTTTGGCAAAATCAGGGCTTTCCCGATTATCACGGCTACGCTTGGTACCGCATTCATGTTCGTATCCCTTCGTCCTTAAAAAAACAAGCGGTTTGGGGCGATAGCCTGCGTATTTACCTGGCCCATGTAAACGATGCCGACGAAACCTATCTTAACGGAGAAATAATTGGCAAAACAGGTGCTTTCCCAGATGATAAAGGAGGATATGTAAGTAAATGGCCCGCTATACGTAATTATGCGGTATCCGCCAATAGTTCTGTTATCAAATGGGACGAGGATAATGTAATTGCCGTTAAAGTTTATGATGGAGGAGGCACGGGAGGCATATTTATGGGTGAGCCTTTTTTAGACATGCTGGAAAAAACCGATGGCATTGCGTTTGAAGCTAAAGAAATCATGTTTTTACCTTCGGGGAAAGTGCTGCGTAAGTTAAGCCTTCAAAATAAGTTTAACACAACCATTAGGGGCACCATTCATTACACCATTAACGATGCCGCCGGGAAAAAGCGTTTGCGGGATGTAAATTTGCCGGTAGCGCTCGGCCCGTTCGAATCAAAAGAACTGGCAATTGAATTTCCACACCGCGAAGGCATCGAGTTGGTGTACAATTACACAGAACAAAGTTCGGGCAAGGGGAAAAGTTATACGGAAATAGCGCCTTATATTTTAACGCCCCGGGCTCCGTTAACACCAGTTATCAATAGTGCGGCAGTATTGGGGGTAAAGGCGCTGCACCCTATTTTATACCGGATACCTGTGAGCGGCAGCAAGCCAATAAATTTCAGTATAAAGCAACTGCCTGAAGGTTTAAGCTTAGATGAAAAAAACGGCATTATTTCGGGCAGTATTCAAGCAAACGGAACTTATACTTTATTGATCAAAGCAAGCAATAGCTTGGGCAAATATGAAAAAAGTTTAGAAATAAAAGTTGGTGATACCCTGGCCTTAACCCCGCCCATGGGGTGGAACAGTTGGAACTGCTGGGGACTAAGCGTAAGCGCCGAAAAGGTAAAAAGTTCGGCAGATGCCATGATACAAAAAGGGCTGGCCGATTACGGATGGAACTATATTAATGTGGATGACGGCTGGCAAGCAACCGGGAGGGCCGGAGATGGAGAAATTAAAGCCAATGAAAAATTTCCGGATATGGGCGGCCTCGGAGATTACCTGCACCAGCAAGGTTTAAAGTTTGGTATTTACTCATCGCCAGGCACCAAAACATGCGGTGGCTTTTTAGGCTCATTAGGGCATGAGGGACAGGATGCCGTAACCTATAACCAATGGGGAGTGGATTATTTGAAGTATGATTTATGTAGCTATACCGATGTTATTGGTAATGATACATCCTTATCAGTACAGCAAAAACCCTATATGCTGATGCGCAATTATCTGGAAAAACAACCCCGGGATATCATATATAGTATTTGCCAATACGGCATCCACGATGTTTGGAAATGGGGGAGCAGCATGAACGGCAATTTATGGCGCACAACAGAAGATATTACCGATACCTGGGAAAGTTTATACAGTATTGGCTTTGCGCAAAGCAATTTTTATCCGTACGCACATCCAGGGGGCTGGAATGACCCGGATATGTTGATTGTAGGTAAGGTGGGCTGGGGCGAAAATCTGCACGCCAGCAGGTTAACCCCTTATGAGCAATATACGCATATCAGTTTATGGTGCCTGCTATCGGCCCCCTTGCTCATTGGTTGTGATATGAGTAACCTGGATGAATTCACACTTAATTTATTGAAGAATAACGAAGTGATAGCTGTTGACCAGGATGCGGCGGGAAAACAGGCTCAAAAGATGATTGACAAGTATAACTTTCAGGTATGGGTGAAGCAGATGGCCGATGGTAGCCATGTGATTGGGATATTTAATTTAGGCAGCAGTTATGCTGGTTATACCTTGAAATTGACTGATTTGGGGATCAATGAGACCGCCAGTATTAGGGATTTATGGGCTCAAAAAAATATAGGCAACCATTTGCGCCAGCTAATATTTCAAATTCCGCCGCATGGCGTTAGGTTAATTAAGGTATTTGCTAATTAA
- a CDS encoding TonB-dependent receptor plug domain-containing protein, with translation MGKRILFLMLCYLFSTWLNYAHAQTNGVVAHGQVKDSEGKPIAGATITEKGMVANGTFADANGKFQLSLKGGANTIVVYLIGFKRQEVKVGDKPLSVTLQVEEHALTDVVIVGYQSQTRRELTAAVSSLNGKDIANIPEASFDQMLQGRLAGVSVLSSTGELGSKPAIVIRGATNIDFGNANGGNTGPLYVIDGVIFDVNAIGSSYGNNNPLSLINPNDIESIDVLKDASAAAIYGARGGNGVIIVKTKQAKRGKAQVSLSAYAGVTTAPNFIKVSTGAAERALKLKLLQQLSYNDKLQGYIPLAITDSLNSAFNNDVDWQGLLVRQNAIVNSQDVAISAYTGTTSYRISMNHYNEQGVINGYGLEKFTPHLNMTIKPIKGLDITADILMSSERQSHGVGGSGAYLFNSRNFPTSFAQLTPSQIEVYSGKKHYYDDDRAFSIIGSVHLVDTITLNLTISSTYGSSNYTDKYGYFSPVELNGSLNTAYDIYSSNPSWSFENFLQYSKQIKKNRFTMAVGGALYSYESYYNYASAAGISFRESTLYKRFPPEQTYMFLQARNVKLQNRTMPV, from the coding sequence ATGGGAAAACGAATACTCTTCCTCATGCTATGTTACTTGTTCAGCACTTGGCTTAATTATGCCCATGCTCAAACCAACGGTGTTGTTGCGCACGGACAAGTAAAAGACAGCGAGGGAAAACCGATAGCAGGTGCAACCATTACCGAAAAAGGTATGGTAGCCAACGGCACTTTTGCTGATGCCAATGGTAAATTTCAGCTCAGTTTAAAGGGAGGCGCAAACACAATTGTAGTCTATCTGATTGGCTTTAAGCGCCAGGAAGTAAAAGTGGGGGATAAGCCCCTTTCAGTTACACTACAGGTTGAAGAACATGCGCTTACCGATGTGGTTATTGTTGGCTATCAAAGCCAAACCCGGCGCGAACTTACCGCCGCCGTATCATCTTTAAATGGTAAGGATATAGCCAACATCCCCGAGGCCAGCTTTGACCAGATGCTCCAGGGCCGCCTTGCCGGTGTGAGCGTACTGTCGAGCACGGGCGAATTAGGATCGAAGCCAGCCATTGTAATTCGCGGCGCTACCAATATTGATTTTGGGAATGCTAACGGAGGAAATACAGGGCCTTTATATGTAATAGATGGCGTTATTTTTGATGTGAATGCGATAGGATCATCTTATGGTAATAATAACCCGCTCTCTTTGATTAATCCAAATGATATCGAATCTATAGATGTATTAAAAGATGCCTCCGCGGCCGCTATTTATGGAGCCAGGGGAGGTAACGGCGTTATTATTGTAAAAACCAAGCAGGCTAAACGTGGTAAGGCCCAGGTTTCTTTATCTGCTTATGCGGGTGTAACAACAGCGCCAAATTTTATTAAGGTAAGTACGGGTGCCGCCGAAAGAGCCCTTAAATTAAAGCTACTTCAACAATTGTCTTATAACGATAAGCTACAGGGATATATCCCCTTGGCTATTACCGACAGTTTAAACTCAGCCTTTAATAATGACGTTGACTGGCAAGGCCTGTTGGTTAGGCAAAACGCTATCGTAAACAGTCAGGATGTAGCTATAAGCGCTTATACGGGGACAACATCTTACCGTATATCAATGAATCACTACAACGAACAAGGCGTTATAAATGGTTATGGGCTTGAAAAGTTTACACCTCATTTAAACATGACTATTAAACCTATTAAAGGACTGGATATTACGGCCGATATATTAATGAGTTCAGAGCGGCAGAGCCACGGAGTTGGCGGCTCGGGTGCTTATTTATTCAATTCACGGAATTTTCCAACCTCATTTGCCCAACTAACACCATCGCAGATAGAGGTATATAGTGGAAAAAAACATTACTATGACGATGATAGGGCGTTTTCTATTATCGGCTCGGTGCACTTAGTAGATACGATAACACTTAACCTGACTATTAGCAGCACTTACGGATCTTCAAATTATACAGATAAATACGGCTATTTTTCACCGGTAGAGTTAAATGGCTCGTTAAATACCGCTTACGATATCTATAGCAGTAATCCTTCGTGGTCGTTTGAAAATTTCCTGCAATACAGCAAACAAATCAAAAAAAACAGGTTTACTATGGCTGTTGGTGGTGCGCTATACAGTTACGAAAGTTATTATAATTATGCGTCAGCCGCCGGAATTAGCTTTCGGGAATCAACACTATACAAACGGTTTCCTCCGGAGCAAACTTATATGTTTCTACAAGCGCGCAACGTAAAACTACAGAATCGTACTATGCCCGTTTAA
- a CDS encoding DUF4859 domain-containing protein, which produces MMKLKQLPILPLFLLLIAAACKKKPQTEIAPTAAIGKDSLSIYIPKEFSTMNFRDTTSTWCYPRSRQSKHFIVFWAKQYGSSDPNSSKIPSPYRVDINDMLTKAETFYDLNINKLKFAEVGLGKSKLDNYKMMIFLYYEDQWRATGSGYDDIIGALWISPAAVKPVGAVIAHEIGHCFQYQVFCDLGTGHGFRYGFNGSPGNGFWEQTANWQAYQSYPSEVFASANFPVYLENCHRHFNHEDYRYASYFLHYYWASKHGIDVIGKIWRQALEPEDPAQAYMRMMGLSNAQFNDELYDAATKFVTWDLDALRTLGQNYIGMQPYDFNKLTDGSFQVTYARCPESTGYNVIPLKVPAAGTVLTTNFTGMPNASGYNMVNASQAGWRYGYVALLNDGSRVYGNMAQGITNAVNFTVPANCSKIWFVVTGAPVNYSPHAWDNNNTNDEQWPYKVKFTNTTLFNDTGFDPNATPQNTTITTDVKVPFDNVNYSSTNVTIDMQKLSQAFSLSQSQISALIGNTITFYGVESNGNLNSQTTANGYGHWFDMGGNVINWGDNAKVYSEMDATKIQFTIGLFPTHVAINDQFTIRQALVYQYQSGKKVQATFVFNVKIQ; this is translated from the coding sequence ATGATGAAATTAAAACAACTACCAATTTTGCCACTCTTTCTACTGCTTATCGCAGCGGCATGTAAAAAGAAACCACAGACAGAGATAGCCCCCACTGCTGCCATTGGAAAAGACAGCTTGTCTATCTACATCCCAAAGGAGTTTAGTACTATGAATTTTCGCGATACCACCAGCACCTGGTGCTATCCGCGCAGCAGGCAGTCCAAGCACTTCATTGTGTTTTGGGCCAAGCAATATGGAAGCAGCGACCCCAACTCTTCCAAAATACCAAGTCCGTATCGTGTTGATATCAATGATATGCTGACAAAGGCCGAAACTTTCTATGACCTTAATATTAACAAATTAAAATTTGCCGAGGTAGGCTTAGGGAAATCCAAATTGGATAACTATAAAATGATGATCTTTTTGTATTATGAAGATCAGTGGCGGGCAACAGGCTCAGGTTACGACGATATAATTGGCGCGCTATGGATCAGCCCCGCAGCGGTGAAACCCGTAGGGGCAGTGATAGCGCACGAAATAGGTCATTGTTTCCAATACCAGGTTTTCTGTGATCTGGGTACCGGGCACGGGTTTAGATATGGCTTCAATGGTAGCCCAGGTAATGGTTTTTGGGAACAAACTGCAAATTGGCAAGCTTATCAGAGCTACCCTTCTGAAGTGTTTGCCTCGGCGAATTTCCCGGTTTATCTGGAGAATTGTCACCGCCATTTTAACCACGAGGATTATAGGTATGCGAGTTATTTCCTACACTATTATTGGGCTTCAAAACACGGCATTGATGTGATCGGTAAGATTTGGCGGCAGGCACTTGAGCCGGAAGATCCAGCTCAAGCGTACATGCGGATGATGGGCCTTAGCAACGCACAGTTTAATGATGAACTTTACGATGCGGCCACGAAATTTGTAACCTGGGACCTGGATGCGCTAAGAACCTTAGGTCAAAACTATATTGGTATGCAACCTTATGATTTTAATAAATTAACTGATGGCAGTTTTCAGGTTACGTATGCGCGTTGCCCTGAATCTACAGGATATAATGTTATTCCATTGAAGGTTCCGGCAGCCGGCACTGTATTAACAACTAATTTCACAGGCATGCCTAACGCCAGTGGCTATAATATGGTGAATGCCAGCCAGGCGGGATGGCGTTATGGATATGTTGCCCTGCTAAATGATGGTTCCCGGGTTTATGGCAATATGGCGCAAGGCATAACAAATGCTGTAAATTTTACCGTACCTGCCAATTGCAGTAAAATTTGGTTTGTGGTTACAGGCGCCCCGGTTAATTATTCGCCACATGCATGGGATAACAATAATACCAACGACGAACAATGGCCCTACAAAGTTAAATTCACTAACACTACCTTGTTTAATGACACCGGTTTTGATCCTAATGCCACACCTCAAAACACAACTATCACTACCGACGTAAAAGTGCCGTTTGATAACGTGAACTATAGCAGTACTAATGTAACTATTGATATGCAAAAACTGTCTCAGGCCTTTTCACTATCGCAGAGCCAAATATCTGCGCTGATTGGCAACACTATTACCTTTTATGGAGTAGAGAGTAATGGCAACCTGAACAGCCAAACCACCGCAAATGGCTATGGACATTGGTTCGATATGGGTGGGAATGTGATCAATTGGGGCGATAATGCCAAAGTTTATTCGGAAATGGATGCCACTAAAATTCAGTTTACAATTGGCCTCTTCCCAACACATGTTGCAATAAATGATCAATTTACCATCAGACAGGCTTTAGTTTATCAATATCAGTCTGGAAAAAAAGTACAGGCAACCTTTGTATTCAATGTTAAAATTCAATAG
- a CDS encoding RagB/SusD family nutrient uptake outer membrane protein — protein sequence MKTKYILIYITAIGLLASSCKKFLDQSPISTPTDATTWQSDGDANTGVAACYSLIRGAFNSSIGYYAYGDLISGEFVSSDDTWFQNVLSFKWGAAVASTAVDNPLLKLRLFTPYYTAIAQSNRCVSFISAMPNSAFNGTSDADQMARKNKYLGEAYFTRAFCYFTMCRVWGDVPLVLENTDATVSQQYVRSPQATVLKQAIADVNKAIQYLDWKDNSSSDRIVRADKGAAYALLAHIDAWIGDYAGCNTACDAVINSGSYSLTTPGNFMDIYKGQSQESIFEIAQNTLAEASNANVYYTLASQTLSSPYIIRTAPLWKLDNSVVTQLYTDTNDVRFKKGFISISNGNTSLYECIKYTNIQNVNNNTAYKVSLNNIVIFRLADIELLKAEALCGRPAPDYGTALSLVNTIRSNRNAAPLTGLNSVTILQAVLDERGRELFLEGHRTFDLIRFGRLMGGVSLFSNGISTAEFLAGKYYWPVDPTLFITNSKLTQTAFWVGKVN from the coding sequence ATGAAAACTAAATACATTTTAATATACATTACGGCGATAGGGCTGTTAGCAAGTTCATGTAAAAAGTTTCTTGATCAATCACCAATTAGTACCCCAACAGATGCAACAACCTGGCAGTCGGATGGGGATGCTAACACTGGTGTGGCAGCATGTTACTCATTGATACGAGGTGCCTTTAACTCGTCAATCGGCTACTATGCTTATGGCGATTTAATATCCGGCGAATTCGTATCATCTGACGATACTTGGTTTCAAAACGTATTGTCATTTAAATGGGGGGCTGCTGTTGCGAGTACAGCGGTGGATAATCCGCTTTTAAAGTTGAGATTATTTACCCCTTACTACACAGCTATTGCTCAAAGTAACAGGTGCGTTTCTTTTATAAGCGCGATGCCAAACAGCGCTTTTAACGGAACATCTGATGCTGATCAGATGGCCAGGAAAAACAAATATCTTGGCGAAGCTTACTTCACTCGTGCATTCTGCTATTTTACGATGTGCAGGGTTTGGGGCGATGTGCCACTTGTTTTAGAGAATACCGATGCTACAGTATCTCAACAATATGTGCGGTCTCCGCAAGCAACCGTACTAAAACAAGCTATCGCCGATGTAAATAAAGCTATTCAATACCTGGACTGGAAAGACAACTCATCCTCGGATAGGATTGTTCGTGCCGATAAAGGTGCCGCCTACGCACTGCTGGCGCATATCGATGCCTGGATTGGCGATTATGCTGGTTGCAACACAGCTTGCGATGCTGTTATCAATTCAGGCTCGTACAGTTTAACTACCCCAGGCAATTTTATGGATATTTATAAAGGGCAATCGCAGGAAAGTATTTTTGAAATAGCCCAAAATACGCTCGCGGAAGCCAGTAACGCCAATGTATATTACACCCTTGCATCGCAAACCTTAAGTTCGCCTTATATAATCCGCACAGCCCCCTTGTGGAAGCTTGACAACAGTGTAGTAACCCAGTTATATACCGATACTAACGATGTCAGGTTTAAAAAAGGATTTATTAGTATCTCGAACGGTAACACCTCGCTTTACGAGTGCATCAAGTATACCAATATCCAAAATGTCAATAATAATACAGCATACAAAGTTTCTTTGAATAATATCGTGATTTTTAGGCTGGCGGATATAGAGTTGTTAAAGGCTGAAGCGCTATGTGGCCGACCTGCGCCCGATTACGGTACAGCCTTATCGCTTGTGAATACAATACGAAGCAACAGAAATGCAGCCCCCTTAACCGGGCTTAACAGCGTAACTATACTACAGGCCGTGCTTGACGAACGAGGAAGGGAACTGTTTTTAGAGGGGCACCGTACTTTTGATTTAATCAGGTTTGGAAGGCTGATGGGCGGCGTATCCCTATTTAGTAACGGTATAAGCACTGCAGAGTTTTTGGCAGGCAAATATTACTGGCCTGTTGATCCAACCTTGTTTATTACAAACTCCAAGTTAACACAAACTGCTTTTTGGGTAGGTAAAGTAAATTGA
- a CDS encoding S9 family peptidase: MHFSSRILVLFFTAMVAGNSYGQQKAVPYYPSKQEIREAYIRQNKVDSIFRSIPLNVNISPNWQQDGSFWYVKRLPRNTQEYDYVNGADKTKKLAFDHKRLAESIQAVTGKSQDAEKLNISKMFFSADKSTVSFKTSNTWLQCNLKTFKCNLTTDTAFKRYDNNKPLQVHHSRWEEVGRDSVSPDHHWVAFGKGGNLFVKNAESKKEVQITADGSLDKPYGEFCWSPDSKNVIGFLIDPKKTKEVYYVLSSVPGTTRGQLKSREYMQPGDDMTSFTPYIFSIADKKSIKINTEKIDFFGAPELHWRKGSNRYFTYEKVDRGHQRFRVIEVDVLNGNTRNIIDEKTNTFIYEQRIYTRYLPETHEIVWITEKDGWRHIYIVNDITGAQKLVTKGNWVVRDMDSVDTKKREIWFTASGMNAGEDPYFIHSYRIGFDGSNIVNLTPAQGNHRVVYSPDRKYYLDTYSQVNVPPVTELRLTANGAPVLTVEQTDIHALQAAGVKLPEIFVAKARDGKTDIWGVIYRPSNFDPSRSYPIIENIYAGPQDSFTPKNFSPVNEMQSIAELGFIVVEMDGMGTANRSKAFHDVCWKNLQDAGFPDRILWMKAMAQKYPQADTTRVGVYGTSAGGQNAAGAVLFHPEFYKAAVSACGCQDNRIDKQWWNEQWMGYPVGPQYEQQSNITNAYKLKGDLLLIVGEADENVPPESTYRLADALIKSNKNFDFLTVPGMGHSDGGPYGRRKKRDFFVRHLLQVEPPARELGEH, translated from the coding sequence ATGCACTTTTCATCACGTATCCTGGTTTTATTTTTTACTGCCATGGTTGCTGGCAATAGCTACGGGCAACAAAAGGCGGTACCGTATTATCCTTCAAAACAAGAGATCAGGGAGGCATATATTCGTCAAAACAAAGTCGATTCCATCTTTCGATCTATTCCGCTCAATGTTAACATATCTCCTAACTGGCAGCAGGACGGTTCCTTCTGGTACGTAAAACGTTTGCCGCGGAACACACAGGAGTATGATTACGTAAACGGGGCTGACAAAACAAAAAAATTAGCGTTTGATCACAAGCGTTTAGCCGAAAGTATTCAGGCCGTAACGGGTAAAAGTCAGGATGCTGAGAAATTGAATATCAGTAAAATGTTTTTTAGTGCAGATAAAAGTACCGTTAGCTTCAAAACAAGCAATACCTGGTTACAATGCAACCTGAAAACCTTTAAATGCAATTTAACCACCGATACCGCTTTTAAACGGTATGATAATAATAAACCCTTGCAGGTACATCATAGCCGGTGGGAAGAGGTCGGTCGGGATTCCGTATCCCCGGATCATCATTGGGTCGCCTTTGGCAAAGGAGGTAATCTTTTTGTAAAGAATGCTGAAAGCAAAAAGGAAGTACAGATAACAGCTGATGGCAGTTTGGATAAACCTTACGGCGAGTTCTGCTGGTCGCCGGACAGTAAAAACGTCATCGGATTTTTGATCGATCCTAAAAAAACGAAAGAGGTATATTATGTTTTAAGCTCTGTACCCGGGACAACCCGCGGCCAGCTTAAATCGCGCGAATATATGCAGCCCGGCGATGATATGACCAGCTTTACGCCCTATATATTCAGTATAGCCGATAAAAAAAGCATCAAAATAAATACCGAAAAGATCGATTTTTTTGGCGCTCCCGAATTGCACTGGCGCAAAGGCAGCAACCGGTATTTTACTTATGAAAAGGTCGACCGCGGCCATCAGCGTTTCAGGGTGATAGAAGTTGATGTTTTAAATGGCAACACCCGCAACATTATTGACGAAAAAACAAACACTTTTATTTACGAGCAGCGCATTTATACCCGCTACCTGCCCGAAACACACGAGATTGTTTGGATAACGGAAAAAGATGGCTGGAGGCATATTTATATAGTTAACGATATTACCGGCGCTCAAAAACTGGTAACTAAAGGCAATTGGGTAGTGAGGGATATGGATAGCGTTGATACAAAAAAGCGTGAGATCTGGTTTACCGCCAGCGGTATGAATGCGGGCGAAGACCCTTATTTTATCCATAGCTATCGCATTGGTTTCGACGGTAGTAATATAGTGAACCTTACACCGGCTCAAGGTAATCACCGCGTGGTTTACTCGCCCGATAGAAAGTACTATTTGGATACCTATTCGCAGGTAAACGTCCCTCCGGTAACCGAATTGCGCCTGACGGCAAACGGCGCTCCCGTTTTAACTGTTGAGCAAACGGATATCCATGCTTTGCAGGCGGCCGGGGTTAAATTACCCGAAATATTTGTGGCCAAGGCCAGAGACGGAAAAACGGATATTTGGGGAGTGATTTACCGCCCTTCAAATTTTGATCCTTCCAGAAGCTATCCTATTATCGAAAATATATATGCCGGGCCGCAGGATTCGTTTACGCCGAAAAATTTTTCGCCCGTTAACGAAATGCAGAGCATTGCCGAATTAGGTTTTATTGTGGTTGAGATGGATGGGATGGGTACAGCCAACCGGTCGAAAGCGTTTCATGATGTTTGCTGGAAAAACCTGCAGGATGCCGGTTTTCCCGACCGGATTTTGTGGATGAAGGCTATGGCCCAAAAATATCCGCAGGCAGATACCACTCGGGTAGGCGTTTATGGTACTTCGGCGGGCGGTCAAAATGCGGCAGGCGCGGTATTGTTCCATCCGGAATTTTATAAAGCTGCCGTATCGGCCTGCGGGTGTCAAGACAACCGGATTGATAAGCAATGGTGGAACGAACAATGGATGGGTTACCCGGTAGGCCCGCAGTACGAACAACAATCAAACATTACCAATGCCTATAAACTAAAAGGAGACCTGTTATTGATTGTTGGCGAGGCCGACGAAAATGTTCCGCCTGAGTCTACCTATCGCTTAGCCGATGCCCTAATCAAAAGCAACAAAAACTTCGATTTTTTGACCGTGCCCGGCATGGGGCACAGCGATGGCGGGCCTTATGGCCGTCGCAAAAAGAGAGATTTTTTTGTAAGGCATTTACTGCAGGTTGAGCCACCTGCCAGGGAACTGGGAGAACATTGA